A genome region from Erigeron canadensis isolate Cc75 chromosome 3, C_canadensis_v1, whole genome shotgun sequence includes the following:
- the LOC122591566 gene encoding uncharacterized protein LOC122591566, translated as MGERFTGHHQFREMLTYFALANGFSLWFEKYTQKRCVARCGQRPPTLENPEEGKKRKQNRFGSLVNYKWIGKRFGDRIRDHPDIKLVTIADMSLEEHHGMLRSYGDELLRSNPGSTVKLAVTSDPDDKVYFDKIRVIALDGYFLKKPNQSELLSAIGRDGNNHIYPRAWAVVSIENKANWKWFLGLLSDDLDIGAGAGITLISDQHKGLSVYSLYEPVYVYVSVSQYLIAKNIRTWSRAFFELHRGCENVENGFSECFNYVIVMVRNKPIITMLEAIRTIVLERMNTLRRLAATWKTDICPSIIKILDWCKDQQRYWKPFHCGMDEWEVRQRNEGFKMARNVEDYVPNWFRKTMHIKTYEHYLHAVGGMTTWEESLGNKPLPPKPRVMLGRPKKKRIRAAHESHVT; from the exons ATGGGAGAAAGGTTTACTGGCCATCATCAGTTTAGAGAAATGCTCACCTACTTTGCCCTTGCCAATGGTTTTTCTCTTTGGTTTGAGAAATATACACAGAAGAGGTGTGTTGCAAGGTGTGGACAAAGACCACCAACTCTGGAAAATCCTGAGGAAGGTAAGAAAAGGAAACAAAATAG ATTTGGTTCCCTTGTAAACTACAAGTGGATAGGGAAAAGGTTTGGGGATAGAATAAGGGACCACCCTGATATCAAGTTGGTTACCATAGCTGATATG TCACTAGAGGAACACCATGGCATGCTTAGGTCTTATGGAGATGAGTTATTAAGGTCTAACCCTGGATCAACTGTGAAGCTAGCTGTGACAAGTGATCCAGATGATAAAGTTTACTTTGACAAAAT AAGAGTGATTGCACTAGATGGTTATTTCTTGAAGAAACCTAACCAAAGTGAGTTACTAAGTGCCATTGGGAGGGATGGTAACAATCATATATATCCCAGAGCATGGGCTGTTGTCAGTATTGAAAACAAGGCTAACTGGAAATGGTTTTTGGGGCTTTTGAGTGATGATCTAGACATTGGAGCTGGAGCTGGTATAACCCTAATTTCTGATCAACACAAG GGTTTATCAGTATATTCTTTGTATGAACCAGTGTACGTATATGTATCAGTGt CACAATACCTAATTGCGAAAAACATTAGGACATGGTCTAGGGCATTTTTTGAACTTCATAGGGGATGTGAAAATGTTGAAAATGGGTTTAGTGAATGCTTTAACTATGTAATTGTAATGGTGAGGAACAAACCTATAATTACTATGTTGGAAGCAATAAGGACTATTGTTTTGGAGAGGATGAACACATTGAGAAGGTTAGCTGCAACATGGAAAACTGACATTTGCCCATCAATCATCAAAATATTGGATTGGTGCAAGGATCAACAAAG ATATTGGAAGCCTTTTCATTGTGGAATGGATGAATGGGAAGTGAGGCAAAGAAATGAAGGATTCAAG ATGGCAAGGAATGTTGAAGACTATGTCCCAAACTGGTTCAGGAAGACAATGCATATTAAAACTTATGAACACTACTTACATGCAGTAGGTGGAATGACAACATGGGAAGAGAGCTTGGGTAACAAACCACTACCACCAAAACCAAGGGTCATGCTAGGAAgacccaaaaagaaaagaataagagCAGCTCATGAAAGCCATGTTACATAA